A DNA window from Planctomycetota bacterium contains the following coding sequences:
- a CDS encoding sugar ABC transporter ATP-binding protein, whose translation MPHIIEIRHVAKRFPGVLALDDVSFEVKTGSLHAICGENGAGKSTLMKLLAGVIVGFDGEIRLHGQPVQFTGTRDAERAGVSIIHQELNLVEQLSVAANVFLGRELCRSFGRLDERAMEAAAARLFVELECPIDPRARVGALRVGDQQLVEIAKALSLRAEVLIMDEPTSALTEAEVARLYRVIERLRQRGVTILYISHKMDEVFRLADRITILRDGRLVRTLECAETSPREVTHLMVGRELEATHFGARQPGETLLKVDQLALPWRGHARAWRLQNINFALRRGEILGVAGLMGAGRTELLEALFGASPERPQGQIVLDGQPVRFEHPADACRAGVALVTEDRKRLGLFDKMNVGQNISLCQLREAARGGWLSLRREAELAEQMAERMHVKTAGIGAAITSLSGGNQQKAIIGRWLLTRPKLLLLDDPTRGIDVGAKAELYRLLDELCRSGLGIIVTSSELPELLTLCDRIVVLCEGRLTGEFSRAEATEQRIMEAATNRVA comes from the coding sequence ATGCCTCACATCATCGAAATCCGACACGTTGCCAAGCGCTTTCCCGGCGTGCTCGCGCTCGATGATGTCTCGTTCGAGGTCAAGACCGGCTCGCTGCACGCCATCTGCGGCGAAAACGGTGCCGGCAAAAGCACCCTGATGAAGCTCCTCGCGGGCGTGATCGTCGGCTTTGACGGCGAGATTCGCCTGCACGGCCAGCCGGTTCAGTTCACCGGCACCCGCGATGCCGAGCGCGCCGGCGTGAGCATCATTCACCAGGAGTTGAACCTGGTCGAGCAGTTGAGCGTGGCCGCCAATGTGTTCCTAGGGCGCGAGCTCTGCCGATCGTTCGGCCGCCTGGACGAGCGGGCCATGGAAGCCGCCGCCGCCCGACTGTTCGTCGAACTTGAATGTCCGATCGACCCGCGGGCTCGCGTCGGCGCCCTGCGCGTGGGCGATCAACAGTTGGTCGAGATCGCCAAGGCCCTGTCGCTGCGGGCCGAAGTCCTGATCATGGACGAGCCGACCAGCGCCTTGACCGAGGCCGAAGTCGCCCGGCTCTACCGCGTGATCGAGCGATTGCGGCAACGCGGCGTGACAATCCTCTATATCTCGCACAAGATGGACGAGGTGTTCCGCCTGGCCGATCGAATCACGATCCTCCGCGACGGCCGACTGGTCCGCACGCTCGAATGCGCCGAAACCAGCCCGCGCGAGGTGACCCACCTGATGGTCGGCCGCGAGCTCGAAGCCACCCACTTTGGCGCGCGGCAACCGGGCGAGACGTTGCTCAAGGTCGATCAGCTCGCGCTCCCCTGGCGCGGACACGCCCGGGCCTGGCGCTTGCAAAACATCAACTTCGCGCTCCGCCGTGGCGAGATATTGGGCGTGGCGGGGCTGATGGGGGCCGGCCGCACCGAGTTGCTCGAAGCCCTGTTCGGCGCCAGCCCCGAGCGGCCGCAAGGTCAGATTGTCCTCGACGGCCAGCCGGTTCGCTTCGAGCACCCGGCCGACGCTTGCCGCGCCGGCGTGGCGCTGGTGACCGAGGACCGCAAGCGACTTGGCCTGTTCGACAAGATGAATGTCGGCCAGAACATCTCGCTGTGCCAGTTGCGCGAAGCGGCCCGCGGCGGTTGGCTCAGCCTGCGCCGCGAAGCCGAGCTGGCCGAGCAGATGGCCGAGCGGATGCACGTGAAGACCGCCGGCATCGGAGCGGCCATTACCAGTCTAAGCGGCGGCAACCAGCAGAAAGCGATCATCGGCCGCTGGCTGTTGACGCGCCCCAAGCTGTTGTTGCTCGACGATCCGACGCGCGGCATCGACGTGGGCGCCAAGGCCGAATTGTACCGGTTGCTCGACGAACTGTGCCGCTCGGGCCTGGGCATCATCGTCACGTCGAGCGAGCTACCCGAGTTGCTGACCCTCTGCGATCGGATCGTCGTGCTATGCGAAGGGCGGCTGACCGGCGAATTCTCGCGGGCCGAAGCGACCGAGCAGCGAATCATGGAAGCCGCCACGAACCGCGTGGCGTGA
- a CDS encoding FAD-binding protein: MSIAGISELAAELRRIVGPDGVLSAAGEMLVYECDGFVVEKDTPDVVVFPRTTEHVRQIVLLCRRRQVPFVPRGAGTGLAGGSLPVGGGVLIVLTRMREIVEINLRDRYAVVQPGVVNVKLTERLRGTGFHYAPDPSSQGSCTIGGNVATNSGGPHTLKYGVTVNHVLGLEAVMADGTVCEFGGPSEDLPGLDLTGALVGSEGTLVVVTKVWVRLTRDAQSVRTMLGIFESCDDATAAISDIIAAGIIPAALEMMDHGILEALEQAFHFGFPLDAQAILIIEVDGLEAGLDAQRERITAICQAHHAREVRHANGPAERIALWKARKQAFGAVGRISPSYCTQDGVVPRTRLPHMLRKITEITARHGVRAVNVFHAGDGNLHPIVLFDEKNADEMRRALDASNEILDECLACGGSVSGEHGIGIEKIDFMPKMFTADDLDAMSRLRQAFNSEGLLSPKKMLPTAGACSAERSHPGRRAAV, encoded by the coding sequence ATGAGCATCGCCGGAATCAGCGAACTGGCCGCCGAGCTGCGCCGCATTGTCGGCCCCGACGGCGTTCTGTCCGCGGCCGGCGAGATGCTCGTCTACGAGTGCGACGGGTTCGTCGTCGAGAAAGATACGCCCGACGTGGTCGTGTTTCCGCGCACGACCGAACATGTCAGGCAGATCGTGCTGCTCTGCCGGCGCCGGCAGGTGCCGTTCGTGCCTCGCGGCGCCGGCACGGGGCTGGCCGGTGGCAGCTTGCCCGTCGGCGGCGGGGTGTTGATTGTCCTGACACGAATGCGCGAGATCGTCGAGATCAACCTCCGCGATCGCTACGCCGTCGTGCAGCCCGGCGTGGTGAACGTCAAGCTCACCGAGCGCTTGCGCGGGACAGGTTTTCACTACGCCCCCGATCCGTCCAGCCAGGGAAGCTGTACCATTGGCGGCAACGTGGCCACCAACTCGGGCGGGCCGCACACGCTGAAGTACGGCGTGACCGTGAACCATGTCCTGGGGCTCGAAGCGGTCATGGCCGACGGCACGGTCTGCGAGTTCGGCGGGCCGAGCGAGGATCTGCCCGGGCTCGACCTGACCGGCGCGCTGGTCGGCAGCGAGGGCACCCTCGTCGTCGTGACGAAAGTCTGGGTCCGCCTGACGCGCGACGCCCAGAGCGTCCGCACCATGCTCGGCATCTTTGAAAGTTGTGACGACGCCACCGCGGCAATCAGCGACATCATCGCCGCCGGCATCATCCCGGCCGCGCTCGAGATGATGGACCACGGCATTCTTGAAGCGCTCGAACAGGCGTTCCACTTTGGCTTCCCGTTGGATGCGCAAGCGATCCTGATCATCGAAGTCGATGGGCTGGAAGCGGGACTCGACGCCCAGCGCGAACGAATCACGGCCATTTGCCAGGCCCATCACGCCCGCGAGGTGCGTCACGCCAACGGGCCGGCCGAGCGGATCGCGCTGTGGAAAGCCCGTAAGCAAGCCTTCGGCGCGGTGGGACGGATCAGCCCCAGCTACTGTACCCAAGATGGCGTGGTGCCGCGGACGCGGTTGCCCCACATGCTGCGCAAGATCACCGAGATCACGGCCCGGCACGGCGTGCGAGCGGTCAACGTGTTTCACGCCGGCGACGGCAACTTGCACCCGATCGTGCTATTCGACGAGAAGAACGCCGACGAAATGCGCCGCGCCCTGGACGCCAGCAACGAGATCCTGGACGAGTGCCTGGCCTGTGGCGGCAGCGTGAGCGGAGAGCACGGCATCGGCATCGAGAAGATCGATTTCATGCCCAAGATGTTCACGGCCGACGATCTGGACGCCATGAGCCGGCTGCGCCAAGCGTTCAATTCGGAAGGGCTATTAAGCCCAAAGAAGATGCTTCCCACCGCCGGAGCGTGCAGCGCCGAGCGGAGTCATCCGGGGCGGAGAGCGGCGGTTTAA
- a CDS encoding ThiF family adenylyltransferase: protein MRFAPIGVEGQRRLRASRVLVVGCGALGGVLAGTLARAGVGQLRLVDRDFVELTNLQRQALFDEDDVAQALPKAEAAAAKLRRINSDITIEPIVADVTAENVAELFAGVDVVLDGTDNFDTRFLLNDAALRYQRPWVFGGCIGAEGQTMTILPGETTCLRCIVPEPPEPGTTATCDTAGIVAPIINVIASIQALEAIKLLTGQRDAVQRELLVVDLWTNRWRQMRIDRAATSPTCPACQGRYDWLDGTRGSQTVVLCGRNSVQVRGAAGARLDLDELAGRLQGLATVERNRFLLRARVDQYQLTIFPDGRAIITGTDDPVTARTLFARYVGV, encoded by the coding sequence ATGCGTTTCGCGCCGATTGGCGTCGAGGGTCAGCGCCGCTTGCGCGCCTCGCGCGTGCTGGTCGTCGGCTGTGGCGCGCTCGGCGGGGTGCTGGCCGGGACGCTGGCCCGAGCGGGCGTGGGGCAACTGCGACTGGTGGATCGCGACTTTGTCGAGCTGACCAACTTGCAGCGGCAAGCGTTGTTCGACGAAGACGACGTGGCCCAGGCGTTGCCCAAGGCCGAAGCGGCGGCCGCCAAGCTGCGGCGGATCAACTCCGACATCACCATCGAGCCGATCGTGGCCGACGTCACGGCCGAGAACGTGGCCGAGCTGTTCGCCGGCGTCGACGTGGTGCTGGACGGGACCGATAACTTCGACACCCGGTTCTTGTTGAACGACGCGGCGCTGCGCTACCAACGGCCGTGGGTCTTTGGCGGTTGCATCGGCGCCGAAGGGCAAACGATGACGATCCTGCCGGGCGAGACGACGTGCTTGCGATGCATAGTGCCCGAGCCGCCCGAGCCGGGGACGACGGCGACCTGCGACACGGCGGGAATCGTCGCGCCGATCATCAACGTGATCGCTTCGATCCAGGCGCTCGAAGCGATCAAGCTCTTGACCGGCCAGCGCGACGCAGTGCAGCGCGAATTGCTGGTCGTCGATCTGTGGACTAACCGCTGGCGCCAGATGCGGATCGACCGAGCCGCCACTTCGCCGACGTGCCCCGCCTGCCAGGGGCGCTATGACTGGCTCGATGGCACGCGCGGCAGCCAGACCGTCGTGCTGTGCGGGCGCAACTCGGTCCAGGTGCGCGGCGCGGCGGGGGCGCGACTCGACTTGGACGAACTGGCCGGCAGGTTGCAAGGCCTCGCAACCGTCGAGCGCAATCGCTTCTTGCTACGGGCGCGCGTCGACCAATACCAGCTCACGATCTTTCCCGACGGGCGAGCGATCATCACCGGCACCGACGACCCCGTCACGGCGCGGACGCTGTTTGCCCGCTATGTCGGCGTGTGA
- a CDS encoding ABC transporter permease: protein MSTSSSARSGFWRRSEVALALAIVVVLLLTLAFDPQRNYLHFPQLSAIDIVRDASILGIFALGSAVVIIAGGIDLSCGSLIAFSGSICAAVMLLLAPTQMNSVEPIGLGVIAAAIAVTIGVGLLVGSLHAWLITVIGLPPFIATLATLVGLRSLARVVVLNVTAHASQIDVGNRQFRYLTKSNWIPVVTFAVLALAVWVLMSRTVVGRHLYALGGNEAATRLSGIRTDRLKWLAYCIGATLSSIAGIFYIANEGTAAPETMGNTAELNAIAAAVVGGCSLQGGAGTIPGTVLGCLFLRVVSDGINKVIKSGADHYQGMIVGVVVVLAVAASQLREAGALRKQFFAGPLGAVAVLLLSLLAGLLGALIGGRNVGIASLSAALVLLIACRVLESKKR, encoded by the coding sequence ATGAGCACATCGAGTTCTGCCCGGTCAGGTTTTTGGCGACGTAGCGAAGTGGCCTTGGCGCTGGCCATTGTCGTGGTGCTGCTGTTGACGCTGGCCTTCGATCCTCAGCGCAACTACCTGCACTTCCCGCAGCTCAGCGCCATCGACATTGTCCGTGATGCGTCAATCCTGGGCATTTTCGCCCTGGGGAGCGCGGTCGTCATCATCGCCGGCGGGATCGATCTGTCGTGCGGCTCGCTGATCGCGTTCAGCGGCAGCATCTGCGCGGCCGTGATGTTGTTGCTGGCTCCGACGCAAATGAACTCGGTCGAGCCGATCGGCTTGGGCGTGATCGCGGCGGCGATCGCCGTGACGATCGGCGTCGGGCTGCTGGTCGGCAGTCTGCACGCCTGGCTGATTACGGTGATTGGATTGCCGCCGTTCATCGCCACGTTGGCCACGCTGGTCGGTTTGCGCAGCCTGGCGCGGGTGGTCGTGTTGAACGTCACGGCGCATGCTTCGCAAATCGACGTGGGCAATCGACAGTTTCGCTACTTGACCAAATCCAACTGGATTCCGGTGGTCACCTTCGCGGTCCTGGCACTGGCGGTCTGGGTGTTGATGAGCCGAACCGTGGTGGGGCGGCATCTCTATGCCCTCGGCGGCAATGAAGCGGCAACCCGGCTGAGCGGCATTCGCACCGATCGACTCAAATGGCTGGCCTATTGCATCGGCGCGACCCTGTCCTCGATCGCCGGCATCTTCTACATCGCCAATGAAGGAACCGCCGCGCCGGAAACGATGGGCAACACCGCCGAACTCAACGCCATTGCCGCCGCGGTGGTTGGCGGATGCAGCCTGCAAGGGGGCGCTGGCACGATTCCTGGCACCGTTTTGGGATGCTTGTTCCTGCGAGTCGTCTCGGACGGTATCAACAAGGTGATCAAAAGCGGCGCCGACCATTACCAAGGCATGATTGTCGGCGTGGTCGTGGTCTTGGCGGTCGCGGCCAGTCAGCTGCGCGAGGCCGGCGCGCTGCGCAAACAATTCTTTGCCGGGCCATTGGGCGCCGTGGCCGTATTGTTGCTGTCGCTGCTGGCCGGCCTGCTCGGCGCGCTGATCGGCGGGCGCAATGTTGGCATTGCTTCGCTCTCGGCGGCGCTGGTGCTGCTGATCGCCTGCCGCGTGCTGGAAAGCAAGAAACGATAA
- a CDS encoding FAD-binding oxidoreductase, which produces MLAIASADDVIELVHTARDTDAALYPEGGATALDYGLPARKPGYSVELAGLNQVIDYPWRDMTITVEAGITMQSLAAILAEQRQRLPIDAPFAEQATLGGLIATNYSGARRFGFGTLRDYVIGISAVDGNAKLFKGGGRVVKNVAGYDMCKLLVGSLGTLGIITQVTLKVRPLPEASALLVARPVNLAAAEKLLAALNTSLATPVAVELLYGNQFGDEWRFIVGFEGSAAEVAWQIETLQAEWPREALAEELAVIDQLEQQPGAWQELTDFSLPAGDVPLVVKFSVRPSQVCTLLDKLRTFDDQAAFQAHAGNGIVIAQFRQIPAVGACKFLLQQLQPAAHACGGYAHVWSAATADDFTRPAWWGGVRGEMVYMERVKQQFDPQRLLNPGRFIYEND; this is translated from the coding sequence ATGCTCGCTATTGCTTCTGCTGACGATGTGATTGAACTGGTGCATACGGCGCGCGACACCGATGCCGCGCTCTATCCCGAAGGGGGCGCCACGGCGCTCGATTACGGTCTGCCCGCGCGCAAGCCCGGCTACAGCGTCGAGTTGGCCGGCTTGAACCAGGTGATCGACTATCCCTGGCGCGATATGACCATCACGGTCGAAGCCGGCATCACCATGCAGTCGCTGGCCGCGATCCTGGCCGAGCAGCGGCAGCGGTTGCCCATCGACGCCCCCTTCGCCGAGCAAGCGACCCTCGGCGGCCTGATCGCCACCAACTACAGCGGCGCGCGACGCTTCGGCTTTGGCACGCTGCGCGATTACGTGATCGGCATTTCCGCCGTGGACGGCAACGCCAAGCTGTTCAAGGGTGGCGGCCGCGTGGTGAAGAACGTAGCCGGCTACGATATGTGCAAGCTGCTGGTCGGCAGCCTGGGCACGCTGGGGATCATCACCCAGGTCACGCTCAAGGTCCGTCCGCTGCCCGAGGCCAGCGCCCTGCTGGTCGCCCGGCCGGTGAACCTGGCCGCGGCCGAGAAGCTGTTGGCCGCGCTTAATACTTCGCTGGCGACACCGGTGGCGGTCGAACTTCTGTACGGCAATCAATTCGGCGACGAGTGGCGCTTTATCGTCGGCTTTGAAGGCTCGGCCGCCGAGGTCGCCTGGCAAATCGAAACCTTGCAGGCCGAGTGGCCTCGCGAAGCGCTCGCGGAAGAACTGGCCGTCATCGATCAGCTCGAGCAACAGCCCGGCGCGTGGCAAGAGCTGACCGACTTTTCGCTGCCGGCCGGCGATGTGCCGCTGGTGGTGAAGTTCAGCGTGCGCCCCAGCCAAGTCTGCACGCTGCTCGACAAACTGCGCACGTTCGACGATCAGGCTGCTTTTCAGGCCCACGCCGGCAACGGGATCGTCATTGCCCAATTCCGACAGATTCCCGCGGTCGGCGCCTGCAAGTTCTTGCTCCAGCAACTGCAGCCGGCGGCGCACGCTTGCGGCGGTTACGCCCACGTCTGGTCGGCGGCCACGGCGGACGATTTCACGCGGCCGGCCTGGTGGGGAGGCGTGCGGGGCGAAATGGTTTACATGGAACGCGTCAAGCAACAATTCGATCCGCAGCGACTGCTCAACCCCGGGCGATTCATCTATGAAAACGACTGA
- a CDS encoding (Fe-S)-binding protein — protein MKTTELPVVAPPATSAAPGGAPNPGDAIEYRLLQDCVHCGLCTAACPTYSELGDENDSPRGRIYLMRAIADRRIELGDDVRRHLELCLDCRACETACPAGVQYGKLIEPFRVAMQQQVEGDAGPDWFHRWILFGLFTQPRRMQLLLGPMRVAQSLGLVALAERLGLFRLLPARLRQLSQMLPTLAAAEPELPEFLPAIGPRRARVALFTGCVADAVFRPTHWATARVLQQNGCDVVVPRTQQCCGAIHYHAGSGEPARELADQNVRAFNAADVDAVIVNVAGCGAMLKDYGHHWHDAAQPARQALADKVRDVHEFLDSLGLIAPTGRMPMVATYHDACHLLHAQRVRAAPRKLLAAIPGLELRELPETEICCGAAGTYNLTQPEMASRLARRKLDNILSTGARAVLTANAGCLLQIMREAHTRHEPLWIAHPIDLLDRSYRHLPPPV, from the coding sequence ATGAAAACGACTGAACTGCCCGTCGTCGCGCCCCCTGCGACGTCCGCGGCTCCCGGCGGCGCGCCGAACCCGGGCGACGCCATCGAGTATCGCTTGCTGCAGGACTGCGTCCATTGCGGCCTTTGCACTGCTGCGTGCCCGACGTACAGCGAGCTGGGGGACGAGAACGACAGCCCGCGCGGACGCATCTACCTGATGCGGGCCATCGCCGATCGGCGGATCGAACTTGGCGACGACGTGCGACGCCACTTGGAGTTGTGCCTCGACTGTCGGGCGTGCGAGACGGCCTGTCCCGCCGGCGTCCAGTACGGCAAGCTGATCGAGCCGTTCCGCGTGGCCATGCAGCAGCAGGTCGAGGGGGACGCCGGTCCCGACTGGTTCCACCGCTGGATTCTGTTCGGCCTGTTCACTCAGCCACGTCGGATGCAGTTGCTGCTCGGTCCGATGCGCGTGGCGCAAAGCCTGGGGCTGGTCGCGCTGGCCGAACGGCTGGGGCTGTTTCGATTGCTGCCGGCTCGCCTCAGGCAACTTTCGCAAATGTTGCCGACGCTCGCCGCCGCCGAGCCTGAGTTACCCGAGTTCTTGCCGGCCATTGGCCCGCGCCGCGCGCGGGTGGCCCTGTTCACCGGTTGCGTGGCCGACGCGGTCTTCCGTCCCACCCACTGGGCCACGGCTCGAGTCTTGCAGCAGAACGGCTGTGACGTGGTCGTGCCGCGCACTCAGCAATGCTGCGGCGCGATTCACTATCACGCTGGCAGCGGCGAACCGGCCCGCGAGTTGGCCGACCAGAATGTCCGCGCCTTCAACGCCGCCGACGTCGACGCGGTGATCGTCAACGTGGCGGGCTGCGGCGCGATGCTCAAGGATTACGGCCACCACTGGCACGACGCCGCGCAGCCAGCGCGCCAAGCGCTGGCCGACAAGGTCCGCGACGTTCACGAGTTTCTCGATTCGCTCGGGCTGATCGCGCCGACCGGGCGGATGCCCATGGTCGCCACCTATCACGACGCCTGTCACTTGCTGCACGCCCAGCGGGTGCGCGCCGCTCCGCGTAAACTGCTCGCCGCGATTCCCGGGCTCGAACTGCGCGAGCTGCCCGAGACCGAAATCTGCTGTGGCGCGGCAGGAACCTATAACCTGACCCAGCCCGAGATGGCGTCCCGGCTGGCCCGCCGCAAGTTAGACAACATTCTCAGCACGGGCGCGCGGGCGGTGCTGACGGCCAATGCCGGCTGCCTGCTGCAGATCATGCGCGAGGCTCACACGCGGCACGAACCCCTCTGGATCGCTCATCCCATCGACTTGCTCGATCGGAGCTACCGGCACTTGCCGCCGCCGGTGTGA
- a CDS encoding substrate-binding domain-containing protein → MKSLARAGSLLLIALFLASPAGCTSGDSGGSSSPGVKRMIFVTNGQSPYWDACRAGLQAAEKELKLGDRGLKVEMEVNDGTPKGQIEKLRQYATQRDIVAVGISVTDAANVAIADEMRNLQSKGIHVVACDADVDRATLADARFGFIGTDNIAAGRELGVAIKNLRPAGGEMVTFVGRVGSQNAIDRRNGVVAGAGGKFKLVDNMGDDMNRSRALENVRNAITNHPQAKTLVGLWSYNGPRIVDVLVERNCRAEYTAVTFDAEPTSITSMEQSLLDCMMVQNPYEIGFQSARLMAALCEKNDAIIKEMYPNRGQPGGDIFETGLKLVVPNGATPLKPEMFGKKTEFLTLADFKAWLAKYGLEGS, encoded by the coding sequence ATGAAGTCGCTCGCCCGCGCTGGTTCGCTGTTGTTGATCGCGTTGTTCCTCGCCAGTCCGGCCGGTTGCACGTCGGGTGACTCGGGCGGTTCGTCGTCGCCGGGCGTCAAGCGAATGATCTTCGTCACCAACGGCCAATCGCCGTACTGGGACGCCTGCCGCGCCGGCCTGCAAGCCGCCGAGAAGGAATTGAAGCTGGGCGATCGGGGTCTGAAGGTCGAAATGGAGGTCAACGACGGCACGCCCAAGGGGCAGATTGAAAAGCTGCGCCAGTACGCGACTCAGCGCGATATTGTCGCCGTGGGCATTTCGGTCACCGATGCCGCGAATGTGGCCATCGCGGACGAGATGCGCAACCTGCAATCGAAGGGCATCCATGTGGTCGCTTGCGATGCCGACGTCGACCGCGCCACATTAGCCGACGCCCGCTTCGGTTTTATCGGCACCGACAACATCGCCGCTGGCCGTGAGCTGGGCGTGGCGATCAAGAACCTGCGTCCCGCGGGGGGTGAAATGGTGACATTCGTCGGCCGTGTCGGCTCGCAGAATGCCATCGATCGTCGCAACGGCGTTGTCGCAGGGGCCGGCGGAAAGTTCAAGCTGGTCGACAACATGGGTGATGACATGAATCGCTCGCGCGCGCTGGAGAACGTGCGAAACGCGATCACCAATCATCCCCAGGCCAAAACCTTGGTGGGGCTGTGGTCGTATAACGGACCACGAATCGTCGACGTGCTGGTCGAGCGCAACTGCCGCGCCGAGTACACCGCCGTGACCTTCGATGCCGAGCCCACCAGCATCACCAGCATGGAACAGTCGCTGCTCGATTGCATGATGGTGCAGAATCCGTACGAGATTGGCTTTCAATCGGCGCGCCTGATGGCCGCGCTGTGCGAAAAGAACGACGCGATCATCAAGGAAATGTATCCCAACCGTGGGCAGCCTGGGGGAGATATTTTCGAGACTGGGTTGAAGCTGGTCGTGCCGAACGGCGCCACGCCGCTCAAACCAGAGATGTTCGGCAAAAAGACGGAATTCCTCACGCTGGCCGATTTCAAAGCGTGGTTGGCGAAGTACGGACTCGAAGGCTCATGA
- a CDS encoding serine/threonine protein kinase — MPHQLPSPTARVVRTGGVASAAEGAAPRVDCWELMRRAATGALTDVYRARARGQAAVYATYAVKILSPRAENGALARALLRREAIVASQVTHAHLLPLLAQGYDHPTPFLVFPWLAGESLAQRIARVSEPLPLAHALWYARQMAEGLAALHAAGWLHGDVAPANVMIGPHGHVTLVDLGFAEPLGQHASTNKTTPRGTPAYIAPEQLTAGRVDARSDLYSLGVVLYQMLTGRLPLAITDRASLVAAHRQGRAADVREHCPNIPREVAKLVNELLSKQPLRRPDSAMEVVARLAALEVAAFTERGTIALADARKLRIDG, encoded by the coding sequence ATGCCGCACCAGCTTCCCAGCCCGACAGCCCGCGTGGTCCGAACCGGTGGCGTCGCCAGCGCCGCCGAGGGGGCCGCGCCGCGCGTCGATTGCTGGGAATTGATGCGTCGCGCCGCCACCGGGGCGCTGACCGATGTCTATCGCGCCCGGGCGCGCGGCCAAGCCGCCGTGTACGCCACCTATGCCGTCAAGATCCTCAGCCCCCGGGCCGAGAACGGGGCGCTGGCCCGAGCGCTATTGCGGCGCGAGGCGATTGTGGCGTCACAGGTCACTCATGCTCACCTGCTGCCGCTATTGGCCCAGGGGTATGACCACCCGACGCCGTTCCTGGTGTTCCCTTGGCTGGCTGGCGAGTCGTTGGCGCAGCGAATAGCGCGCGTGAGCGAGCCGCTACCGCTGGCGCACGCCCTATGGTACGCACGGCAGATGGCCGAAGGTCTGGCGGCGCTGCACGCGGCTGGCTGGCTTCACGGCGACGTCGCGCCGGCCAACGTGATGATTGGCCCCCACGGGCATGTAACGCTCGTCGATCTGGGGTTTGCTGAGCCGCTCGGGCAACATGCGAGCACGAACAAAACGACGCCGCGCGGCACGCCGGCTTACATCGCCCCCGAGCAACTCACCGCCGGGCGCGTCGACGCGCGGAGCGACTTGTACAGCCTGGGCGTCGTGTTGTACCAGATGTTGACTGGCCGACTGCCGCTGGCGATCACCGATCGGGCATCGCTGGTCGCGGCTCATCGTCAAGGTCGAGCGGCCGACGTGAGGGAACATTGCCCCAACATTCCGCGCGAAGTGGCCAAGTTAGTCAACGAGCTGCTCAGCAAGCAACCGCTGCGCCGGCCGGACAGCGCCATGGAAGTCGTCGCCCGGCTCGCGGCACTCGAAGTCGCCGCCTTCACCGAGCGCGGCACGATCGCGCTTGCCGACGCTCGCAAGCTGCGCATTGACGGCTAG